A single Malaclemys terrapin pileata isolate rMalTer1 chromosome 3, rMalTer1.hap1, whole genome shotgun sequence DNA region contains:
- the LOC128834971 gene encoding GDNF-inducible zinc finger protein 1-like isoform X1 — protein sequence MPPLPSANSIYDLLSVAYRMEKKKILMKSKVAASNLLRALHSLYQFGHLCDVRVHTEHLGIQEEFLVHKAVLAASSNYFKGLFLHGEMLDAKNCTVMLQDIYTEEFTSFLEFVYTAEVEIDAEKLHRMKEVAERLECKDLLDICEEMKAERRKALDLSVHLKGQICANGGSQCAPVQQAEDIEVNDSSQIGVTSMKRKCWDSQECRKLLPDYEIVDGQPANPNKGGTDLPELKAGMVKSDKQNKIETGEMISMDTVNPEENKTSHCSLNRSNSKETCIVIKSVLPGQEEDENSLISELPSKTERRKSPRNVSKVLPQMYTCEKCNQSFHFIKHYQSHMELEHDINIVLKHSCNMCDQLFSNRQNLRQHRLTVHNDERRFPCVFCEKRFKRPKDINDHIRRVHEKKRNPQACPYCNKVISSKCGLTVHIRTHTGEKPYKCERCPASFAQRSAYNTHVRKRHESGQDRKLMPVYWMVVPPADRPDATYCETNISKERWDGASDTGLRKATRSKEARDYEEEPGSSSNARVDCSNEGEERKGQYDEAEANREDENEDGDEDEEETNVKGEEEGDYDAVYSEADGSKDNEDVSTDDDDDSCNDKDAEENESGEDFKIKKVNKARVTKKSAYVITCDKCDEQFVSRKKYVDHCKDVHQSLPGKVYQCDICSKSFASYNSWKEHRACVHTEERQFACTICNATFKRKRDVRTHYMRKHEGRVKRPLCSVCGKILSSRTALVFHMRTHTGEKPYECSICHSKFAQPSQLKIHTRSHTGEKPYICEDCGACFADKGKLNGHKRTHTGERLFKCDVCGKHFATNEYLKCHKRCHMGAKPYKCDVCGKTFGLRASLAQHSNVHAETRPYFCEQCGKTFTQQGALRRHQRIHTGEKPYKCRACERTFTDMSTLRRHVSIHDRNAHWRSFLIDLTTKKDHNWSKIETLSDVCMGGDSAPEIWSVDQGKLYKPESISVKKAEQRPSSVNMRDADHSLLYL from the exons GATGGAGAAGAAGAAAATTCTAATGAAATCCAAAGTTGCTGCTTCCAACCTTCTGCGTGCGCTGCATTCGCTCTATCAGTTTGGTCACCTCTGTGATGTGAGGGTCCATACGGAGCACCTTGGGATTCAGGAGGAGTTTCTGGTTCATAAGGCTGTCTTGGCTGCTTCCAGCAATTACTTTAAAGGGCTTTTTCTTCACGGTGAGATGTTGGATGCTAAGAATTGCACCGTGATGCTACAGGACATTTACACAGAAGAATTCACCTCCTTTCTGGaatttgtctacactgcagaagtAGAGATTGACGCAGAAAAGTTGCATCGGATGAAGGAGGTGGCCGAGAGACTCGAGTGCAAGGATTTGCTTGACATTTGTGAAGAAATGAAGGCAGAGCGTAGAAAAGCCTTAGATTTGAGTGTCCATTTGAAAGGTCAGATATGTGCAAATGGTGGGTCCCAGTGTGCTCCTGTCCAGCAAGCAGAAGACATTGAAGTGAATGATTCTTCCCAAATTGGAGTGACATCCATGAAGAGAAAATGTTGGGACAGCCAGGAATGCAGAAAATTGCTACCAGACTACGAGATTGTTGATGGACAACCTGCAAATCCCAATAAAGGTGGGACAGATCTTCCAGAGTTGAAAGCTGGGATGGTAAAGTCagacaaacagaacaaaatagaGACAGGTGAGATGATTAGCATGGATACAGTCAACCCAGAGGAAAATAAGACAAGCCATTGTTCCCTAAACCGGTCAaactcaaaggaaacctgcatagtGATTAAAAGTGTGCTTCCTGGCcaggaggaggatgaaaataGTTTAATTTCTGAGCTCCCCAGTAAAACCGAACGTAGGAAATCACCTCGCAACGTATCAAAAGTCTTGCCACAAATGTACACGTGTGAGAAGTGTAACCAGTCATTCCATTTCATCAAACACTATCAGTCACACATGGAGCTGGAACATGACATCAACATTGTGCTCAAACACAGCTGCAATATGTGCGACCAGCTCTTCTCGAATCGCCAGAACCTCAGGCAGCACCGCCTCACGGTTCACAATGACGAGCGACGCTTCCCCTGCGTGTTTTGTGAGAAGAGGTTCAAGCGCCCGAAGGATATAAATGACCATATCCGGAGGGTGCATGAAAAGAAAAGGAATCCCCAGGCGTGTCCATACTGCAACAAGGTTATCAGCTCCAAATGCGGCCTGACAGTTCACATTCGAacccacactggagagaaacctTATAAGTGTGAACGCTGCCCAGCCAGCTTTGCTCAGAGGTCTGCTTACAATACCCATGTAAG AAAAAGACATGAATCTGGGCAAGACAGGAAGCTTATGCCAGTCTACTGGATGGTAGTTCCACCTGCAGATAGACCAGATGCAACATACTGTGAAACAAATATTAGCAAAGAAAGATGGGATGGGGCATCAGATACTGGGTTGCGAAAAGCTACCAGGAGCAAAGAAGCCAGGGACTACGAGGAAGAACCAGGGAGCTCATCTAATGCACGAGTGGATTGCAGCAATGAAGGGGAAGAAAGGAAGGGGCAATATGATGAAGCTGAAGCTAACAGAGAAGACGAAAATGAAGACGGGGATGAGGATGAAGAAGAAACAAATgtgaagggggaagaggagggagattACGATGCAGTTTACTCTGAAGCAGATGGTAGTAAAGATAACGAGGATGTTAGTACGGATGACGACGATGACTCCTGTAATGATAAAGATGCTGAAGAAAATGAATCGGGTGAAGACTTTAAAATAAAGAAGGTAAATAAGGCCCGGGTAACTAAGAAGTCTGCCTATGTTATAACATGCGATAAATGTGATGAACAGTTTGTATCTCGGAAAAAATATGTGGATCACTGCAAAGATGTTCATCAGTCCTTGCCCGGTAAAGTCTATCAGTGTGATATCTGTAGCAAGTCATTTGCTAGCTACAACAGCTGGAAAGAGCACAGAGCGTGTGTCCACACTGAAGAAAGGCAGTTTGCCTGCACCATCTGCAATGCTACGtttaaaagaaagagagatgTGAGGACACATTATATGCGGAAGCATGAAGGGAGAGTGAAACGCCCACTGTGTTCGGTCTGTGGGAAGATTCTGAGCTCTCGAACGGCATTGGTGTTTCACATGCGGACACATACAGGGGAAAAACCCTACGAATGTAGCATTTGTCATTCAAAATTTGCACAGCCGTCACAGCTTAAGATCCACACCAG GTCCCATACAGGAGAAAAGCCATATATTTGTGAGGACTGCGGAGCTTGCTTTGCTGACAAAGGCAAACTAAATGGTCACAAGAGGACACATACAG gagAGCGTCTCTTTAAATGTGATGTGTGTGGAAAACATTTTGCCACCAATGAATACTTAAAATGCCATAAGCGATGCCACATGGGAGCTAAGCCCTATAAATGTGATGTTTGTGGGAAAACGTTTGGACTGAGAGCCTCGCTAGCCCAACACAGTAATGTTCATGCAG AGACACGTCCATATTTCTGCGAACAGTGCGGAAAAACATTTACTCAGCAAGGAGCTCTCAGGCGTCACCAACGTATTCACACCGGTGAAAAACCATACAAGTGCAGGGCTTGTGAGAGAACCTTCACAGACATGTCCACCTTACGGAGACACGTATCG atCCATGACCGGAATGCTCACTGGAGAAGTTTCTTAATAGATCTTACTACCAAAAAAGACCATAATTGGTCCAAAATAGAAACCTTATCAGATGTCTGTATGGGTGGGGACTCAGCACCTGAAATTTGGTCAGTTGACCAAGGTAAACTTTATAAACCAGAAAGTATTAGTGTAAAAAAAGCAGAACAGAGGCCATCTAGTGTTAACATGCGAGACGCTGATCACTCCCTTTTATACTTGTAA
- the LOC128834971 gene encoding GDNF-inducible zinc finger protein 1-like isoform X2, with product MEKKKILMKSKVAASNLLRALHSLYQFGHLCDVRVHTEHLGIQEEFLVHKAVLAASSNYFKGLFLHGEMLDAKNCTVMLQDIYTEEFTSFLEFVYTAEVEIDAEKLHRMKEVAERLECKDLLDICEEMKAERRKALDLSVHLKGQICANGGSQCAPVQQAEDIEVNDSSQIGVTSMKRKCWDSQECRKLLPDYEIVDGQPANPNKGGTDLPELKAGMVKSDKQNKIETGEMISMDTVNPEENKTSHCSLNRSNSKETCIVIKSVLPGQEEDENSLISELPSKTERRKSPRNVSKVLPQMYTCEKCNQSFHFIKHYQSHMELEHDINIVLKHSCNMCDQLFSNRQNLRQHRLTVHNDERRFPCVFCEKRFKRPKDINDHIRRVHEKKRNPQACPYCNKVISSKCGLTVHIRTHTGEKPYKCERCPASFAQRSAYNTHVRKRHESGQDRKLMPVYWMVVPPADRPDATYCETNISKERWDGASDTGLRKATRSKEARDYEEEPGSSSNARVDCSNEGEERKGQYDEAEANREDENEDGDEDEEETNVKGEEEGDYDAVYSEADGSKDNEDVSTDDDDDSCNDKDAEENESGEDFKIKKVNKARVTKKSAYVITCDKCDEQFVSRKKYVDHCKDVHQSLPGKVYQCDICSKSFASYNSWKEHRACVHTEERQFACTICNATFKRKRDVRTHYMRKHEGRVKRPLCSVCGKILSSRTALVFHMRTHTGEKPYECSICHSKFAQPSQLKIHTRSHTGEKPYICEDCGACFADKGKLNGHKRTHTGERLFKCDVCGKHFATNEYLKCHKRCHMGAKPYKCDVCGKTFGLRASLAQHSNVHAETRPYFCEQCGKTFTQQGALRRHQRIHTGEKPYKCRACERTFTDMSTLRRHVSIHDRNAHWRSFLIDLTTKKDHNWSKIETLSDVCMGGDSAPEIWSVDQGKLYKPESISVKKAEQRPSSVNMRDADHSLLYL from the exons ATGGAGAAGAAGAAAATTCTAATGAAATCCAAAGTTGCTGCTTCCAACCTTCTGCGTGCGCTGCATTCGCTCTATCAGTTTGGTCACCTCTGTGATGTGAGGGTCCATACGGAGCACCTTGGGATTCAGGAGGAGTTTCTGGTTCATAAGGCTGTCTTGGCTGCTTCCAGCAATTACTTTAAAGGGCTTTTTCTTCACGGTGAGATGTTGGATGCTAAGAATTGCACCGTGATGCTACAGGACATTTACACAGAAGAATTCACCTCCTTTCTGGaatttgtctacactgcagaagtAGAGATTGACGCAGAAAAGTTGCATCGGATGAAGGAGGTGGCCGAGAGACTCGAGTGCAAGGATTTGCTTGACATTTGTGAAGAAATGAAGGCAGAGCGTAGAAAAGCCTTAGATTTGAGTGTCCATTTGAAAGGTCAGATATGTGCAAATGGTGGGTCCCAGTGTGCTCCTGTCCAGCAAGCAGAAGACATTGAAGTGAATGATTCTTCCCAAATTGGAGTGACATCCATGAAGAGAAAATGTTGGGACAGCCAGGAATGCAGAAAATTGCTACCAGACTACGAGATTGTTGATGGACAACCTGCAAATCCCAATAAAGGTGGGACAGATCTTCCAGAGTTGAAAGCTGGGATGGTAAAGTCagacaaacagaacaaaatagaGACAGGTGAGATGATTAGCATGGATACAGTCAACCCAGAGGAAAATAAGACAAGCCATTGTTCCCTAAACCGGTCAaactcaaaggaaacctgcatagtGATTAAAAGTGTGCTTCCTGGCcaggaggaggatgaaaataGTTTAATTTCTGAGCTCCCCAGTAAAACCGAACGTAGGAAATCACCTCGCAACGTATCAAAAGTCTTGCCACAAATGTACACGTGTGAGAAGTGTAACCAGTCATTCCATTTCATCAAACACTATCAGTCACACATGGAGCTGGAACATGACATCAACATTGTGCTCAAACACAGCTGCAATATGTGCGACCAGCTCTTCTCGAATCGCCAGAACCTCAGGCAGCACCGCCTCACGGTTCACAATGACGAGCGACGCTTCCCCTGCGTGTTTTGTGAGAAGAGGTTCAAGCGCCCGAAGGATATAAATGACCATATCCGGAGGGTGCATGAAAAGAAAAGGAATCCCCAGGCGTGTCCATACTGCAACAAGGTTATCAGCTCCAAATGCGGCCTGACAGTTCACATTCGAacccacactggagagaaacctTATAAGTGTGAACGCTGCCCAGCCAGCTTTGCTCAGAGGTCTGCTTACAATACCCATGTAAG AAAAAGACATGAATCTGGGCAAGACAGGAAGCTTATGCCAGTCTACTGGATGGTAGTTCCACCTGCAGATAGACCAGATGCAACATACTGTGAAACAAATATTAGCAAAGAAAGATGGGATGGGGCATCAGATACTGGGTTGCGAAAAGCTACCAGGAGCAAAGAAGCCAGGGACTACGAGGAAGAACCAGGGAGCTCATCTAATGCACGAGTGGATTGCAGCAATGAAGGGGAAGAAAGGAAGGGGCAATATGATGAAGCTGAAGCTAACAGAGAAGACGAAAATGAAGACGGGGATGAGGATGAAGAAGAAACAAATgtgaagggggaagaggagggagattACGATGCAGTTTACTCTGAAGCAGATGGTAGTAAAGATAACGAGGATGTTAGTACGGATGACGACGATGACTCCTGTAATGATAAAGATGCTGAAGAAAATGAATCGGGTGAAGACTTTAAAATAAAGAAGGTAAATAAGGCCCGGGTAACTAAGAAGTCTGCCTATGTTATAACATGCGATAAATGTGATGAACAGTTTGTATCTCGGAAAAAATATGTGGATCACTGCAAAGATGTTCATCAGTCCTTGCCCGGTAAAGTCTATCAGTGTGATATCTGTAGCAAGTCATTTGCTAGCTACAACAGCTGGAAAGAGCACAGAGCGTGTGTCCACACTGAAGAAAGGCAGTTTGCCTGCACCATCTGCAATGCTACGtttaaaagaaagagagatgTGAGGACACATTATATGCGGAAGCATGAAGGGAGAGTGAAACGCCCACTGTGTTCGGTCTGTGGGAAGATTCTGAGCTCTCGAACGGCATTGGTGTTTCACATGCGGACACATACAGGGGAAAAACCCTACGAATGTAGCATTTGTCATTCAAAATTTGCACAGCCGTCACAGCTTAAGATCCACACCAG GTCCCATACAGGAGAAAAGCCATATATTTGTGAGGACTGCGGAGCTTGCTTTGCTGACAAAGGCAAACTAAATGGTCACAAGAGGACACATACAG gagAGCGTCTCTTTAAATGTGATGTGTGTGGAAAACATTTTGCCACCAATGAATACTTAAAATGCCATAAGCGATGCCACATGGGAGCTAAGCCCTATAAATGTGATGTTTGTGGGAAAACGTTTGGACTGAGAGCCTCGCTAGCCCAACACAGTAATGTTCATGCAG AGACACGTCCATATTTCTGCGAACAGTGCGGAAAAACATTTACTCAGCAAGGAGCTCTCAGGCGTCACCAACGTATTCACACCGGTGAAAAACCATACAAGTGCAGGGCTTGTGAGAGAACCTTCACAGACATGTCCACCTTACGGAGACACGTATCG atCCATGACCGGAATGCTCACTGGAGAAGTTTCTTAATAGATCTTACTACCAAAAAAGACCATAATTGGTCCAAAATAGAAACCTTATCAGATGTCTGTATGGGTGGGGACTCAGCACCTGAAATTTGGTCAGTTGACCAAGGTAAACTTTATAAACCAGAAAGTATTAGTGTAAAAAAAGCAGAACAGAGGCCATCTAGTGTTAACATGCGAGACGCTGATCACTCCCTTTTATACTTGTAA